A stretch of the Azorhizobium caulinodans ORS 571 genome encodes the following:
- the cmk gene encoding (d)CMP kinase produces MIIAIDGPAASGKGTLGKRIAGHLGLAHLDTGLLYRAVGAACLAAGKLDDEAASVEAARTLDVTTLDPESLRTGAIGEAASVVAARPGVRAALVDLQRRFAARPEGAVLDGRDIGSVICPDATVKLFVTASPEVRAERRFKELAARDPLASYEAVLADIHKRDERDSNRAAAPLVMASDAVLLDTSHLGIEESFAAALAIVERARG; encoded by the coding sequence ATGATCATCGCCATCGATGGCCCCGCAGCCTCCGGCAAGGGCACGCTGGGCAAGCGCATCGCCGGGCATCTGGGCCTCGCCCATCTCGACACCGGCCTGCTCTATCGCGCCGTCGGCGCCGCCTGCCTCGCTGCGGGCAAGCTCGACGACGAGGCCGCCTCCGTGGAAGCAGCCCGCACGCTCGATGTGACGACGCTCGATCCCGAAAGCCTGCGCACCGGCGCCATTGGGGAGGCGGCCTCCGTGGTCGCCGCCCGGCCCGGCGTGCGCGCGGCCCTCGTCGACCTCCAGCGGCGCTTCGCCGCCCGGCCGGAAGGCGCGGTGCTGGACGGGCGCGACATCGGCTCCGTCATCTGCCCCGATGCCACGGTGAAGCTCTTCGTCACCGCCTCGCCCGAGGTTCGCGCAGAGCGGCGCTTCAAGGAACTCGCCGCCCGCGATCCCCTCGCCTCCTATGAAGCGGTGCTCGCCGACATTCACAAGCGTGACGAACGCGACAGCAACCGCGCCGCCGCCCCGCTGGTGATGGCAAGCGATGCGGTGCTGCTCGACACCTCACACCTCGGCATCGAGGAGAGCTTCGCGGCGGCCCTCGCCATCGTGGAGCGGGCGCGGGGGTGA
- a CDS encoding DUF1636 family protein has translation MPERAAGSGPPAVTLYVCSTCRLPDAPADAAPAGADLLAQVRAAGETDIVVREVKCLANCKRALSAALTHRDGWSYVFGDLSAEAADDLLAGARLFLTSTDGLLPWRGRPDALKRGMVARIPPLAPPAA, from the coding sequence ATGCCCGAACGGGCCGCCGGCTCCGGACCGCCGGCCGTGACCCTCTACGTCTGTTCCACCTGCCGCCTGCCCGATGCGCCGGCCGATGCCGCGCCCGCCGGGGCCGACCTGCTGGCGCAGGTGCGCGCCGCAGGCGAGACCGACATCGTGGTGCGCGAGGTGAAGTGCCTCGCCAACTGCAAACGCGCGCTGAGCGCCGCCCTCACCCATCGCGACGGCTGGTCCTATGTCTTCGGCGACCTCTCCGCCGAAGCGGCGGATGATCTTCTCGCCGGGGCCCGCCTCTTCCTCACCTCCACCGACGGCCTGCTGCCGTGGCGGGGCCGGCCCGACGCGCTGAAGCGCGGCATGGTGGCCCGCATCCCGCCGCTGGCGCCGCCCGCCGCCTGA
- the cobW gene encoding cobalamin biosynthesis protein CobW, producing MTSLIRVPCTIVTGFLGAGKTTLIRHLLENAGGRKLAVIVNEFGDVGIDGEILKGCGIEACPEDNIVELSNGCLCCTVADDFVPALDQILAREVDHILIETSGLALPKPLVQAFQWPAIKSRVTVDGVVAVVDGPALAEGRVAHDMDALDAQRAADDSLDHDDPVEEVFQDQIACADLVIISKSDLLDATAAETAGARVSAALPRAVSVVRAAGGKVDPGVMLGLGLAVENEIENRKTHHDDELDHDHDDFDSFVVAIPEITDPAALAARVTAAAEAPDVLRVKGFAAVAGKPLRLLVQGVGPRVSHHFDRPWKAEEARRGALVVIGLKGFDRAAVERALLG from the coding sequence ATGACCTCGCTCATCCGCGTTCCCTGCACCATCGTCACCGGCTTCCTCGGTGCCGGAAAGACCACGCTCATCCGCCACCTGCTGGAGAATGCCGGCGGCCGGAAGCTGGCCGTCATCGTCAACGAGTTCGGCGATGTGGGCATTGACGGCGAAATCCTCAAAGGCTGCGGCATCGAGGCCTGCCCGGAGGACAATATCGTCGAGCTCTCCAACGGCTGCCTGTGCTGCACGGTGGCGGACGACTTCGTGCCCGCGCTGGACCAGATCCTCGCCCGCGAGGTGGACCACATCCTCATTGAGACCTCCGGCCTCGCGCTGCCCAAGCCCCTCGTGCAGGCCTTCCAGTGGCCGGCCATCAAGAGCCGGGTGACGGTGGACGGCGTGGTGGCGGTGGTGGATGGCCCGGCGCTGGCGGAAGGCCGCGTCGCCCATGACATGGACGCCCTCGACGCCCAGCGCGCCGCCGACGACAGCCTCGACCATGACGACCCGGTGGAAGAGGTGTTCCAGGACCAGATCGCCTGCGCCGATCTCGTCATCATCTCCAAATCCGACCTGCTGGACGCCACCGCCGCCGAGACGGCTGGCGCGCGTGTCTCCGCCGCCCTCCCCCGTGCGGTGAGCGTGGTGCGCGCGGCCGGCGGCAAGGTGGACCCGGGCGTGATGCTCGGCCTCGGCCTTGCGGTCGAGAACGAGATCGAGAACCGCAAGACCCATCACGATGACGAGCTCGATCACGACCACGACGATTTCGACAGCTTCGTCGTGGCGATCCCTGAGATCACCGATCCGGCGGCGCTCGCCGCCCGCGTCACCGCCGCCGCCGAAGCCCCCGACGTGCTGCGCGTGAAGGGCTTTGCGGCGGTGGCCGGCAAGCCCCTGCGCCTGCTGGTGCAGGGCGTCGGCCCGCGCGTGTCGCACCATTTCGACCGTCCTTGGAAGGCGGAGGAAGCCCGGCGCGGCGCCCTCGTGGTGATTGGCCTCAAGGGCTTCGACCGCGCGGCGGTGGAGCGGGCGCTGCTCGGCTGA
- the cobN gene encoding cobaltochelatase subunit CobN, with product MHILATTSASIEDLAEPVDLRLPPAEVVALSFTDSDLLALAAAWRQDRARLPSLRLARLKDLRHPMSVDLWIDRTARHAKVILVRLLGGLDWWRYGAERLAELARGKNIALALLPGEDQDDPRLAALSTIDAAELAAILAGFRQGGPANMAGVLTRLARIAGHALPEPTAPTPVPPAAFYRPGVGAVDLASVLRAPADDAHANLPVPTTPRNAPPLPLAGEGWGGGITPSDDTPPASLAPTAALRASPPPCPPPQAGEGEMGEAAADMPGAATPARAQNAASFPDAGVSSAGDLAAASEDALSTPRTLPPPPLWGRAGEGGRTPSNLNNALSLSADAPSPQHGARPRALLLFYRSMWLAGDVAPIDALAGALCARGVTPVPLFLSSLKDPAARAFVRQAIGDTRPDVILTATAFAAGEAEDLFPAGGPPVLQVIPATTAEEAWAESPRGLAAADLAMHVVLPELDGRVLAGAISFKSLTPPADDLAFAAARNAPNAAGIAQAADRAAALVRLARTPRAERRLALLMPDYPGVPGRTGYAVGLDVPESTCRLIETLRTEGYTVSEAPTDGAALLRRLEDAREAFPLSDYATALATLPAETQAAIHAAWGPPEANADVRDGAFVFRAARFGNALVALAPERGASLDRRADYHDPALPPRHALLAFGLWLRLRFGTHALVHMGAHGTLEWLPGKTVALTPACFPQALLGPLPVIYPFIVSNPGEAAQAKRRIAGVTLGHLPPPLASAGLSEAEQRLERLVDEYAQADGLDRRRRERLARLIVETAAETGLSAMAGVPADADPDAALRQIDAWLCDVKDLAVKDGLHIFGQDDADATRAESGAAERTALLTALDGRHVPAGPAGSPSRGRRDVLPTGRNLSTADPRAIPTPTAMDLGRLAADEVVRAFLQEHGDYPRALVIDLWGSATLRTGGEEIAQGLALMGCRPQWDGATGRVTGIEVLPPAVLGRPRVDVTWRISGLFRDIFPAQVALLDAATRAVATRTDEGDDNPLAASGTAPRIFGAAPGAYGAGVEDRLARGAFADRADLGAAYLDHASHAYGGPDGTARPAPGAFAARVAAADGLLHGADDPARDLLDGGADSAFIGGFAAAAEKLGRAVDLIVLDTSDPARPKARDLATALARIVHGRVSQTFIAGQMRHGPRGATELLETVDRLIAFAETTGRVPDRLIDALHGAYLRDEKVRAFLLAQNPAAATSMARRFADARRRGLWHPRRNDIDADLDALRAEAAE from the coding sequence ATGCACATCCTCGCCACCACATCGGCCAGCATCGAGGACCTCGCGGAGCCCGTGGATCTCCGCCTGCCTCCGGCCGAGGTGGTGGCGCTGTCCTTCACCGACAGCGACCTTCTGGCCCTTGCCGCCGCCTGGCGGCAGGACCGCGCGCGATTGCCCTCGCTGCGCCTCGCGCGGCTGAAGGACCTGCGCCATCCCATGTCGGTGGACCTGTGGATCGACCGCACGGCCCGGCACGCCAAGGTCATCCTCGTGCGCCTGCTGGGTGGGCTCGACTGGTGGCGGTACGGCGCCGAACGCCTCGCGGAACTGGCTAGGGGCAAGAACATCGCCCTGGCCCTGCTGCCGGGCGAGGATCAGGACGACCCACGCCTCGCCGCCCTTTCCACCATTGATGCGGCCGAGCTGGCAGCGATACTCGCCGGCTTCCGCCAGGGTGGCCCCGCCAACATGGCCGGCGTGCTCACGCGCCTCGCCCGCATCGCCGGCCACGCCCTGCCCGAGCCCACCGCGCCCACGCCCGTGCCCCCCGCCGCCTTCTACAGGCCCGGCGTCGGGGCCGTGGATCTGGCAAGCGTGCTGCGGGCGCCGGCGGATGACGCACACGCCAACCTGCCCGTCCCAACCACCCCGCGCAACGCGCCCCCTCTCCCGCTTGCGGGGGAGGGTTGGGGAGGGGGCATCACACCCTCGGACGACACACCGCCCGCAAGCCTCGCACCCACCGCCGCGCTGCGCGCGTCGCCCCCTCCCTGCCCTCCCCCGCAAGCGGGAGAGGGTGAAATGGGAGAGGCCGCCGCCGACATGCCGGGCGCTGCTACACCTGCCCGCGCGCAGAACGCGGCCTCTTTCCCTGACGCCGGCGTTTCGAGCGCTGGGGATCTTGCCGCCGCGTCAGAGGACGCCCTCTCCACCCCGCGCACCCTGCCCCCTCCCCCCTTGTGGGGGAGGGCTGGGGAGGGGGGTAGAACGCCGTCCAACCTAAACAACGCCCTGTCTCTCTCAGCCGACGCGCCCTCGCCCCAACACGGCGCGCGCCCCCGCGCCCTGCTGCTGTTCTACCGTTCCATGTGGCTCGCCGGAGATGTCGCACCGATCGATGCGCTGGCGGGGGCGCTGTGCGCGCGGGGGGTGACGCCTGTCCCGCTCTTTCTCTCCAGCCTGAAGGACCCCGCCGCCCGCGCCTTCGTGCGGCAGGCCATCGGCGACACCCGGCCGGATGTCATCCTCACCGCCACCGCCTTCGCGGCGGGCGAGGCGGAGGACCTCTTTCCAGCCGGCGGGCCGCCGGTGCTTCAGGTCATTCCCGCCACCACGGCGGAGGAGGCGTGGGCGGAGAGCCCGCGGGGCCTCGCGGCGGCGGACCTCGCCATGCATGTGGTGCTGCCCGAACTGGACGGGCGCGTGCTGGCGGGCGCCATCTCCTTCAAATCGCTGACGCCGCCCGCCGACGATCTCGCCTTCGCCGCCGCCCGCAATGCGCCCAATGCGGCCGGCATCGCGCAGGCGGCGGATCGGGCGGCCGCGCTGGTGCGCCTCGCCCGCACGCCCCGCGCGGAACGGCGGCTGGCGCTGCTCATGCCTGATTATCCCGGCGTGCCCGGCCGCACCGGCTATGCGGTGGGGCTCGACGTACCCGAGAGCACCTGCCGCCTCATCGAGACGCTCCGCACCGAGGGCTACACGGTGTCCGAAGCCCCCACGGATGGCGCAGCCCTGCTGCGCCGGCTGGAGGACGCGCGCGAGGCCTTCCCCCTTTCCGACTACGCCACCGCCCTCGCCACCCTGCCCGCCGAGACGCAGGCCGCAATCCACGCCGCATGGGGGCCGCCCGAGGCGAATGCGGACGTGCGGGACGGCGCCTTCGTCTTCCGCGCCGCGCGCTTCGGCAACGCGCTCGTGGCCCTGGCGCCGGAGCGGGGCGCGTCGCTGGACCGGCGGGCGGATTATCACGATCCGGCTTTGCCACCCCGCCACGCGCTGCTCGCCTTCGGCCTCTGGCTGCGGCTGCGCTTCGGGACCCATGCGCTGGTCCATATGGGCGCCCATGGCACGCTGGAGTGGCTGCCCGGCAAGACCGTGGCTCTGACCCCCGCCTGCTTCCCGCAGGCCCTGCTGGGGCCGCTGCCCGTCATCTATCCCTTCATCGTCAGCAATCCCGGCGAGGCGGCGCAGGCGAAGCGGCGGATCGCCGGCGTCACGCTCGGCCACCTGCCCCCGCCGCTTGCGAGCGCCGGCCTCTCGGAAGCCGAGCAGCGGCTGGAGCGGCTGGTGGATGAATATGCGCAGGCGGACGGCCTCGACCGGCGCCGCCGCGAGCGCCTCGCCCGCCTCATCGTCGAGACCGCCGCCGAGACCGGCCTTTCCGCCATGGCCGGCGTGCCGGCGGATGCGGACCCCGACGCGGCGCTGCGCCAGATCGATGCCTGGCTGTGCGATGTGAAGGACCTCGCCGTGAAGGACGGGCTCCACATCTTCGGTCAGGACGATGCCGACGCCACCCGCGCGGAGAGCGGCGCGGCGGAGCGGACGGCGCTCCTAACCGCGCTGGATGGCCGCCATGTGCCCGCCGGCCCCGCCGGATCGCCCAGCCGGGGGCGGCGTGACGTGCTGCCCACCGGCCGTAATCTCTCGACCGCCGACCCCCGCGCCATTCCCACCCCCACCGCCATGGACCTCGGCCGCCTCGCGGCGGACGAGGTGGTGCGCGCCTTCCTGCAGGAGCATGGGGATTACCCCCGCGCGCTCGTCATCGACCTCTGGGGCAGCGCCACTTTGCGCACCGGGGGCGAGGAAATCGCGCAGGGGCTGGCGCTCATGGGCTGCCGCCCGCAATGGGACGGCGCCACCGGGCGCGTCACCGGCATCGAGGTGCTGCCGCCCGCCGTGCTGGGGCGCCCGCGCGTGGACGTGACCTGGCGCATCTCCGGCCTGTTCCGCGACATCTTCCCCGCGCAGGTGGCGCTGCTCGACGCCGCCACCCGCGCGGTCGCCACCCGGACCGATGAGGGTGACGACAATCCGCTCGCCGCCTCGGGCACGGCCCCGCGCATCTTCGGCGCCGCGCCGGGCGCCTATGGCGCGGGCGTGGAGGACCGGCTGGCGCGCGGCGCATTTGCGGACCGCGCCGATCTCGGCGCCGCCTATCTCGATCACGCCTCGCACGCCTATGGCGGGCCGGACGGCACCGCCCGTCCCGCCCCCGGCGCCTTCGCCGCGCGGGTCGCCGCCGCCGACGGCTTGCTTCACGGGGCGGATGATCCGGCGCGCGATCTGCTGGATGGCGGCGCGGATTCGGCCTTCATCGGCGGCTTCGCGGCGGCGGCGGAAAAGCTCGGCCGCGCGGTGGATCTCATCGTGCTGGACACCAGCGATCCCGCCCGTCCCAAGGCGCGCGACCTTGCCACCGCGCTCGCGCGCATCGTCCACGGCCGGGTGTCGCAAACGTTCATCGCCGGCCAGATGCGCCACGGCCCGCGCGGCGCCACCGAGCTTCTGGAGACGGTGGACCGCCTCATCGCCTTCGCAGAGACCACCGGCCGCGTGCCCGACCGGCTCATCGACGCGCTCCACGGCGCCTATCTGCGGGACGAAAAGGTGCGCGCCTTCCTTCTGGCGCAGAACCCCGCCGCCGCCACCTCCATGGCCCGCCGCTTCGCGGATGCCCGCCGCCGCGGCCTCTGGCACCCCCGCCGCAACGACATCGACGCCGACCTCGACGCGCTGAGAGCGGAGGCGGCGGAATGA
- the cobG gene encoding precorrin-3B synthase has product MSTSPRPPSRRGICPALSAPMATGDGLLVRLVPAEGWLTLAQMRGLASAARAYGNGIIEITAKGSVQIRGLTEDSVGPLNAAVGRLGITPRTGLPVDVSPLSGIDATEAVDARLMAARLHEMAADLVPRLGAKVSVVVDGGGALSLDAFKTDVRLVARPGKGEKMWDVSLAGDAARALPFGSVRGRDAPDLVRGLLERLAALGPSARMADALPPATDAPPRPMRETSPIGLFALTDGSTACGIGLPFGALHADDLDALIAAAEAAGARDLRPAPDHGLLATGLSAEDVDTFRTAAAQIGCLVLADDPRRFVAACPGAPACASADIPARAIAAEVAQVLGKALDGSLQVHISACSKGCAHPAPANLTLVGLPADAMDNRVALVREGRAGDATRPQITAEALLPTLARLAGALDAAHTPGARMVETLAALPSSSLEPLLLSPAVLESTP; this is encoded by the coding sequence ATGTCGACATCTCCTAGGCCCCCCTCCCGCCGGGGCATCTGCCCGGCGCTCTCAGCCCCCATGGCCACCGGCGACGGCCTCCTCGTGCGGCTCGTGCCGGCGGAGGGCTGGCTCACGCTCGCCCAGATGCGCGGGCTGGCCTCCGCCGCCCGCGCGTATGGCAATGGCATCATCGAGATCACGGCCAAGGGCAGCGTGCAGATCCGGGGTCTGACCGAGGACAGCGTCGGCCCGCTCAATGCCGCCGTGGGCCGGCTCGGCATCACGCCACGCACCGGCCTGCCCGTCGACGTCTCGCCCCTTTCCGGCATCGACGCCACCGAGGCGGTCGATGCCCGGCTGATGGCGGCCCGGCTGCATGAGATGGCGGCGGACCTCGTGCCCCGGCTCGGCGCCAAGGTCTCCGTGGTGGTGGATGGCGGCGGGGCGCTGAGCCTCGATGCCTTCAAGACCGACGTGCGGCTGGTGGCCCGTCCCGGCAAGGGCGAGAAGATGTGGGACGTTTCGCTGGCGGGGGATGCGGCGCGCGCGCTCCCCTTCGGCAGCGTGCGGGGGCGCGATGCGCCGGACCTCGTGCGCGGCCTGCTGGAGCGCCTCGCGGCGCTTGGCCCCTCAGCCCGTATGGCGGACGCCCTGCCCCCGGCCACCGATGCTCCGCCCCGCCCCATGCGTGAAACGAGCCCCATCGGCCTCTTCGCGCTGACGGACGGCTCGACAGCCTGCGGCATCGGCCTGCCCTTCGGCGCGCTGCACGCGGATGATCTCGACGCCCTCATCGCAGCCGCAGAAGCGGCGGGCGCACGCGACCTGCGGCCGGCGCCCGACCATGGCCTCCTCGCCACCGGCCTGTCGGCCGAGGACGTGGACACCTTCCGCACGGCGGCGGCGCAGATCGGCTGCCTCGTCCTGGCGGATGATCCCCGCCGCTTTGTCGCCGCCTGCCCCGGCGCACCGGCCTGCGCCTCCGCTGACATTCCCGCCCGCGCCATCGCAGCGGAGGTGGCGCAGGTGCTTGGCAAGGCGCTGGACGGCTCGCTCCAGGTGCACATCTCGGCCTGCAGCAAGGGGTGCGCGCATCCTGCGCCGGCCAACCTCACCCTCGTCGGCCTGCCCGCCGACGCCATGGACAATCGGGTGGCGCTCGTGCGAGAGGGCAGAGCGGGGGATGCAACCCGGCCGCAGATCACGGCCGAGGCGCTTCTTCCCACGCTCGCCCGCCTCGCCGGCGCGCTCGACGCGGCCCACACGCCCGGCGCGCGCATGGTCGAGACGCTGGCGGCCCTGCCGTCCTCGTCGCTGGAGCCGTTGCTGTTGTCACCCGCCGTGCTGGAGTCCACCCCGTGA
- a CDS encoding precorrin-8X methylmutase, with translation MSPSPLDYERDGTAIYERSFAIIRAEADLSRFSDEEADVAVRMIHACGLVEAARDFVFGPGFVAAARAALQAGAPILCDAQMVAHGVTRARLPANNEVICTLRDERVPALAAEIGNTRSAAALELWREHMEGAVVAIGNAPTALFHLFEMLDAGAPKPAAILGMPVGFVGAAESKDALAENPRGVPFAIVRGRLGGSAITAAAVNALARAGL, from the coding sequence GTGAGCCCCTCGCCTCTCGATTATGAGCGCGACGGCACGGCCATCTACGAACGCTCCTTCGCCATCATCCGCGCCGAGGCCGACCTTTCCCGCTTCTCGGACGAGGAGGCGGATGTGGCCGTGCGCATGATCCATGCCTGCGGCCTTGTGGAAGCGGCGCGCGATTTCGTGTTCGGTCCCGGCTTCGTGGCGGCGGCCCGCGCGGCGCTTCAGGCCGGCGCGCCCATCCTGTGCGATGCGCAGATGGTGGCGCATGGCGTGACCCGCGCCCGGCTGCCCGCGAACAACGAAGTCATCTGCACCCTGCGCGATGAACGGGTGCCGGCGCTCGCCGCCGAAATCGGCAACACCCGATCCGCCGCCGCGCTGGAACTCTGGCGGGAGCACATGGAGGGCGCCGTGGTGGCCATCGGCAATGCGCCCACCGCCTTGTTCCATCTGTTCGAGATGCTGGATGCCGGCGCGCCGAAGCCCGCCGCCATCCTCGGCATGCCGGTGGGCTTCGTGGGCGCGGCGGAATCGAAGGATGCGCTGGCGGAAAACCCGCGCGGCGTGCCCTTCGCCATCGTGCGCGGGCGGCTGGGCGGCAGCGCCATCACCGCCGCCGCCGTCAACGCACTCGCGAGGGCCGGGCTGTGA
- a CDS encoding precorrin-2 C(20)-methyltransferase — MNAAIGQLIGVGVGPGDPELMTLKAVRALEQADVIAHFAKAGNNSHARTIAGAHFRPGAEELPLLYPVTTEIHRHDEAYKLAIGAFYDESAARVAERLMAGLNVAVLSEGDPLFYGSYMHLHVRLAHRFPTRVIPGVTGMSGCWSQAGAPIAQGDDVLMVLPGTLDEPELARRLAEADAAVIMKVGRNLPKIRRALAAAGRLPRALYVERGTMAESYVVPLAERNDDRAPYFAIVLVPGWERAA, encoded by the coding sequence GTGAACGCCGCCATCGGACAGCTCATCGGCGTCGGCGTCGGCCCCGGCGATCCCGAACTCATGACGCTCAAGGCCGTGCGCGCGCTGGAGCAGGCGGACGTGATCGCCCACTTCGCCAAGGCGGGCAACAACAGCCACGCCCGCACCATTGCCGGCGCACACTTCCGCCCAGGGGCGGAAGAACTGCCCCTGCTCTATCCGGTGACGACCGAGATTCACCGCCATGACGAGGCCTACAAGCTCGCCATCGGCGCCTTCTATGACGAATCCGCCGCGCGGGTCGCCGAGCGCCTCATGGCCGGGCTCAATGTGGCGGTGCTGAGCGAGGGCGATCCCCTCTTCTATGGCTCCTACATGCATCTGCATGTGCGCCTCGCCCACCGCTTTCCCACGCGGGTCATTCCCGGCGTCACCGGCATGTCCGGCTGCTGGTCGCAGGCGGGGGCGCCCATCGCGCAGGGCGATGATGTGCTGATGGTGCTGCCCGGCACGCTGGACGAGCCGGAGCTGGCCCGCCGCCTTGCCGAGGCGGATGCCGCCGTCATCATGAAGGTGGGCCGCAACCTGCCGAAGATCCGCCGCGCGCTCGCCGCAGCCGGCCGCCTGCCGCGCGCGCTCTATGTGGAGCGGGGCACCATGGCGGAGAGCTATGTGGTGCCGCTCGCCGAGCGCAATGACGACCGCGCGCCCTATTTCGCCATCGTGCTGGTGCCCGGCTGGGAGCGCGCCGCGTGA
- a CDS encoding precorrin-3B C(17)-methyltransferase: MSGSLTVVGLGPGAAQQMTPEAVAALEAADELFGYGPYLARAPERPGQVRHASDNREELDRARAALDRAVAGAQVAMVSGGDAGVFAMAAAVCEAVEKGPDAYRTVELSVVPGVTAMLAVAARIGAPLGHDFCAISLSDNLKPWELVTARLKAAAQAGFVIALYNPISKARPWQLGSAFDLLREVLPGTVPVIFGRAAGRTDERITLATLSEADAGVADMATCVIIGSAETRVVERPGLSPLVYSPRSAR; this comes from the coding sequence GTGAGCGGGTCGCTCACCGTGGTGGGCCTCGGCCCCGGTGCCGCCCAGCAGATGACGCCGGAGGCCGTGGCCGCGCTGGAGGCGGCGGACGAACTCTTCGGCTACGGCCCCTATCTCGCCCGCGCGCCGGAACGGCCGGGGCAGGTGCGCCACGCCTCCGACAATCGCGAGGAACTGGACCGCGCCCGCGCCGCCCTCGACCGGGCGGTGGCCGGCGCGCAGGTGGCGATGGTGTCGGGCGGCGATGCGGGCGTCTTCGCCATGGCGGCGGCTGTCTGCGAGGCGGTGGAAAAGGGGCCGGACGCCTATCGCACCGTGGAGCTTTCCGTCGTGCCGGGCGTCACTGCCATGCTGGCGGTGGCTGCGCGCATCGGCGCGCCGCTGGGGCACGATTTCTGCGCCATCTCGCTCTCCGACAATCTGAAGCCGTGGGAGCTCGTCACCGCCCGCCTCAAGGCGGCGGCGCAGGCGGGCTTCGTGATCGCGCTTTATAATCCCATCAGTAAGGCGCGGCCCTGGCAGCTCGGCTCCGCCTTCGACCTGCTGCGCGAGGTGCTGCCGGGAACCGTGCCCGTCATCTTCGGCCGAGCCGCCGGCCGGACGGACGAGCGCATCACCCTTGCCACGCTCTCGGAGGCTGATGCCGGCGTCGCGGACATGGCCACCTGCGTCATCATCGGCTCGGCCGAGACGCGGGTGGTGGAGCGGCCCGGATTGTCCCCCCTCGTCTATTCGCCGCGCTCGGCGCGATGA
- the map gene encoding type I methionyl aminopeptidase yields the protein MTLSNDDELKAMQEIGRICAETLEAMSKAIEPGITTRELDGIGRAFLEAAGAQSAPETVYDFPGATCISINEEVAHGIPGDRVIRPGDLVNIDVSAHKNGYFADTGASFAVPPVTRAVEKLCRDGRRAMWAGLRQVAPGRLLAGIGQAVGAFAKKNGYTLVRNLASHGVGLSLHEEPTEIATWPDASDRRIITEGLVFTVEPFLSLGATLAENVEDDPWTLYSEPRALTVQYEHTVVATRNGPLVLTMPGH from the coding sequence ATGACGCTGTCGAATGACGACGAGCTGAAGGCAATGCAGGAGATCGGCCGCATCTGCGCCGAGACGCTGGAGGCGATGAGCAAGGCGATCGAGCCCGGCATCACCACCCGCGAGCTGGACGGGATCGGCCGGGCCTTTCTGGAGGCCGCCGGCGCGCAGTCGGCGCCCGAGACGGTCTATGATTTTCCCGGCGCCACCTGCATCAGCATCAATGAGGAAGTCGCCCACGGCATTCCCGGCGACCGCGTCATCCGGCCCGGCGATCTCGTGAACATTGACGTTTCGGCGCACAAGAACGGCTATTTCGCCGACACCGGCGCCTCCTTCGCCGTGCCACCGGTGACGCGGGCGGTGGAGAAGCTCTGCCGCGACGGACGCCGCGCCATGTGGGCGGGCCTGCGGCAGGTGGCGCCGGGCCGCCTGCTGGCGGGCATCGGTCAGGCTGTGGGCGCCTTTGCCAAGAAGAACGGCTATACGCTGGTGCGCAATCTCGCGAGCCACGGCGTCGGCCTCTCGCTGCACGAGGAGCCCACCGAAATCGCCACCTGGCCGGATGCCTCCGATCGCCGGATCATCACGGAAGGGCTGGTGTTCACGGTGGAGCCCTTCCTGTCGCTCGGCGCGACCCTCGCCGAAAATGTCGAGGACGATCCGTGGACGCTCTATAGCGAACCTCGCGCCCTCACGGTCCAGTACGAGCACACGGTGGTCGCCACCCGCAACGGCCCGCTCGTGCTGACCATGCCGGGGCATTAA